ATCAATCACATCAGGAACACGGCGCGGCGTTGCTGGAGCTGAAACAAATTGCCCGCACCAACAGCGAGTTGCTGGCCCGCCTGGACCTCCGCATCATCCGCCTTGAGCAACTCATCGAAGAACCGAAGCAGCGGTAGGGGAGAAAAGAGGTCTCTCACCAAGGTCACCAAGACACCAAGTTTAAATATTTGGACTATACGCCCCTAAAGGAGAGGTTCAAATAGTGCTGCCACGTATCGACAACCAACCTCTGTGTCTTCGTGTTCTCCGTGAGAGATCCTGCCTTTCTTCCGTTTATTCCTTCGGCGCCTTCACGATGGCGATGACGCCGCCGCGCGCCGGGATCGACTTGGGCAACGCGTCCATCGGTTCGACAAAGTTGCCGTCTTCATCGGCGGTGTAGACTTCGGCGGTCTTGAGGTTGCGCAGCCAGGGCAGGCGTGAGTAATCGAGCGGGGTGGCCTCTTCGCGGGCATTGACCCCGGCGAGGTACCACTTGTTACCGGCGCGGCGCGCAAGCACGGCGTATTCGCCCGGCTGGCCGTCGACAAAGCGCGTTTCGTCCCACCGGCGAGGCAGCTCGCGCAACAGATTGCGGATGTATTCCGGCTGCTTCGCCATATCTACATCGGTCTCGGCAAAGTGCTGAATGCCGGAATAATAGAGGACAGCGGTTGCGAGCTCGAAGTCTTTGCGCGTTCGCCGCTCGATATTCGGGATCTTCGAGAAGGCCATGGGCGTGAAGTCCATCGGGTCGAATACGTTGCGCGTAAACGGCAGCATGGCCATGTGCGCGGGCGCGGCATCGGCGTTGCTCTGTACAAAGGTGATGAATTCCATGCCCTTGACCGACTCCATCGTCATGAGGTTGGGGAAGGTGCGGTGCCAGCCGCGGGGGAGGGTGCAGCCATGGAAATTGACCAGTAGCTCGTATTCGGCCGCGTCCTGCAGGATGTCGCGGTAGTATTGCATTACGGATTGGCCGTCGCCGGGGAAGAAGTCGATCTTGACGCCCTTGATGCCCATCTCCTGCAGGCGCGCAAACTCCTCACGGCGCTTCTCGTGGGTCAACAGGCGGCTTTTGGGGGTGTAGGGCGTCGTGTTCCAGTCGCCGGCGGAGTTGTACCAGGCCAACACGCCAACGCCTTTGCTGGTAGCATATCGGGCCAGCTCTTCCAATTTTTCATAGCCGATCTTTTCGTCCCAGCTCGCGTCGACGAGGCAGTAGTCCCAGTGCATCTCGGCTGCGTAGTCGATGAAGCGGCGTTGCACGTCGTAGACCGTCGCGTCGTCTTTCAGCATTACCCAGCTCCAACTGGCGTGGCCGGGGCGCATCCAGTTGCGGGTGGGGAAGCGTGCTGGCTCCGCCAAGTCGGTGCCGAGGTTGCTCTCGACGATGCCGCTGAGGTCGTTGGCGACCACCACGAGGCGCCACGGGGTGAGCCAGGGCAGCTTGGCGGTGGGCTTTACCGGGCCGCCCTTGACGGCTTCCGCCGCGTCGGGGAAGCCGATCCGGAATTCCCGGCCCGCCTCGTCTTGCGCGAGGTGGCTGGCGCAGTAGTGGCCGTCGACCGCAGCCTCCGAGAGCAGCACCCAGTGGCCGTTGGCGAGGAACAGGGCGGGGAAGACCCAGCCTTGGTAGGGGTAGGATTCGACGAGGTTGCCGTGCTCCTTGGCACGCTCGGCCTGCTGCTCCTGGAAGGGCTGCAAGGTGTCCAGCGCCACGCCGATCTGGTAATTCTCTTCGTAGGAGGGCTGCGTGTTCGACCAGCCGGTCTGTGCCTTGGCCATCGGCTGGATCCACGCTTGGGTGTCTTCGGGGAAGACAAAGCCGGTGTGCTCCTGCTCGATCCGCCAGCGCTCTTCGCTCTCGCCGTGCAGGCGGTAGCGGAAGGCGAGGCCGTCGTTGGAGAGGCGGAAGATCACCTCCAGGCGCATGCCATTTTCGTGCTCCAGGCGCACGATCTGTTCCTCCGCTTCGTAGCGGATCTCGCGCTGTTTGCCGTGGTTGAGCGTGTATTCGTCCGTCACGTGGCGCGGCTCCGGCAGGCTCATGAGCAGGAAACCGTGCGTCAAGTCGGCCTGTGCGGAGGCGAGACCGAGGGGAGAGTCTTCAAGAATCGTCCGGCCGTTGCGTTCGAGCGAGTAGTGCGGCTGGCCGGCATCGTCGAGGTAGAAGTCCAGAGCCAGGTTGCCGTCGGGGCTATTCAGGATCATGGCGGCAGAGGCGAAGGGTAAGCCGAAGGCACCCAGGAGCGCCCAGCCCCAGGTCTTCAGGAGGTTCAGGGTAGTTTTCGGTAACACGTCGGCACCGTTAAGCCGCTGAATCGCAGATTACAAGCGCGGCGAAGGGGTGACGGTCAGAATGGGGCCTTCTGGGGAGTTTCACCTTGATTCATCTTCTTAAGGACGATAGACCCAGAATTCGTATACACGTTCAGCTATGGAAGTTCTGCTATTTTTTTGGGCAATGCTTGGATTTATTGCCATCCCGATTGCAACGAGCAGGGGGCAAAATGGATGCTTGTGGTTCTTTATCGCAGCCTTGTTCGGACCGATAGCGATTCTCTTTGCTGCTATTACCCCGAGGGAGACGCCGAAGGCGGTTTCAGGCCAAGCTAATGATAAAAACATACCGGATAGCCCCGAGACTTTTGATCCCTCCAGACTCAAGGTGGTCACGCAGGAGAGCGCTGAGTCTATGATTGCAACGCCTCCGGGCAATGGCGAGCGTGTCCCTTGTCCGAAATGTGCGGAGTTGATCCTTCCAGCAGCCGTTAAATGCCGCTTCTGTGGAACGGATTTTGAGAAACATATCGGGGAGATGTTTAAATGATTTCGGAGAGCATTGATGCTTTCCTGCATTGGAGGCGCTCTTGGCCCCATTGGTTACAACCTTCCCGGTTGTAATTGTAGCTCGGTCCATCCGCGGCGTCGGACGCAAAGGCATTCTCAACCAGCTCCTACGCGATGGCATCCTTCAGGATGCAGCCTGATCTAGCAGGCCAGAGCCTTCTCCTCTCGATAGCTCGAGAATCCTCACCCCATCACCAGCCCGACCATCGTCGCGAGGCCGTAGCTCACGAAGGCACCGCCGAGGCAGGTTGTGGCGCAGACGTAGTGCTGTTTGCCGCCGATCCATTTGCTGACGCCCCACTTTTCGTCGAGGGTGTGCTTGAACTCACCGACGGAACGACGGAAACAGATGAAAATGAAGCCGAGGAGGATAGCGGAGATAGCAGGATACATGGGGCAAAAGAATGGTTTCCTCTTGAAACGGAAGGGTAGCTTCAGGATTAAGGGAAAACGCCCTCCTATTTAGCCTTTTACCTGAAGGCGGATGACGCCGGCCCAGTCATCCATCGGGGTGGAGCGCAGCTCGTAAAGCTGCTCCAGGTGGCGCTGGATGGTGGCGTCGCCGGGGTTGTAGTTCCGGATGTCTTCGAAGCGGGCGATGGCGTCGTCCCAGTGGCCGAGGCGGAACGCACGGAGGGCCGTCTGGTATTCGCGCAGGGTTTCGAGCTTGAGCAGGCGCACGGGCTCCGGGTCGGCGTCGAGGATCTCGTAGGCTCCGACGGGCTGGCTGCGGCCTTTGACCTGGATCTGCCCGAGGAAGCGGGTCTGCCAGCGTTCGGGGTGCTGGAGGCCAAGGAAGGTCTCTTCGCTAACGATAATGCGAGCGTTGTAGAGGCGGGTAAGGCCTTCGAGGCGCGAGGCGAGGTTGACGTTGTCGCTGGCGACGGCGCCTTGCATGCGTTCGTCTTCCCCCAGGATGCCGAGGGCGAGCAGCCCGGTGTGCAGGCCGATGCCGATCTCGATGGGTTCGCCCAAGGCGTCGAGGGCTTCGGGGCGTTCCAGGCGTTGGAAGATCTCGACCGAGGCGGCCACGGCGTCGTCGGGC
The sequence above is drawn from the Verrucomicrobiota bacterium JB022 genome and encodes:
- a CDS encoding glycoside hydrolase family 97 catalytic domain-containing protein, with amino-acid sequence MLPKTTLNLLKTWGWALLGAFGLPFASAAMILNSPDGNLALDFYLDDAGQPHYSLERNGRTILEDSPLGLASAQADLTHGFLLMSLPEPRHVTDEYTLNHGKQREIRYEAEEQIVRLEHENGMRLEVIFRLSNDGLAFRYRLHGESEERWRIEQEHTGFVFPEDTQAWIQPMAKAQTGWSNTQPSYEENYQIGVALDTLQPFQEQQAERAKEHGNLVESYPYQGWVFPALFLANGHWVLLSEAAVDGHYCASHLAQDEAGREFRIGFPDAAEAVKGGPVKPTAKLPWLTPWRLVVVANDLSGIVESNLGTDLAEPARFPTRNWMRPGHASWSWVMLKDDATVYDVQRRFIDYAAEMHWDYCLVDASWDEKIGYEKLEELARYATSKGVGVLAWYNSAGDWNTTPYTPKSRLLTHEKRREEFARLQEMGIKGVKIDFFPGDGQSVMQYYRDILQDAAEYELLVNFHGCTLPRGWHRTFPNLMTMESVKGMEFITFVQSNADAAPAHMAMLPFTRNVFDPMDFTPMAFSKIPNIERRTRKDFELATAVLYYSGIQHFAETDVDMAKQPEYIRNLLRELPRRWDETRFVDGQPGEYAVLARRAGNKWYLAGVNAREEATPLDYSRLPWLRNLKTAEVYTADEDGNFVEPMDALPKSIPARGGVIAIVKAPKE